From the genome of Alicyclobacillus sp. SO9:
TCGCATCCATGCCTGCGCCATGACAGCAGACTTGTTTGAGATGGAACAGGAAGACTTTGAACCCATTCTTGATGACATCATTGGTGTGGGAGAGTTCGTAGGAATGAGTGCTGATGCAGATACCACACTGTATCTTGGATAAATGCTGAGAAATTTGGCTTCGACAGATTTAATCTGTAACTAAAACGAGGAGTGAGAGATATGTCAGTCGAAATTACACGTGAAATTGATGCTCGCGGAAGCTTTTGTCCCGGACCTATGATGGAGTTGATTCGAGTCATTAAATCTTCCCAAGTCGGCGAGGTTGTAGCTGTTCTCTCAACGGATAAGGGATCACAAAGGGACATTCCGAAATGGGTAGAAAAAGCAAAGCATGAGTTAGTCGGTGTAGAGACCATTGATAATTACGACAAAATCATTGTGAAGAAACTGCACTAGAAGCTTCAAGGAATTTCTATTCACATATGTTGTAAGGCCCCTCTTGCTTAGCAAGAAGGGCCTTACCTCGTTCTAGTTGGCTGCGCGTTTAGTCTGTTTCGTTTTGTGTACTCGATACACATATCCTCCGCAACCACATTGGTCGATGAAGTGAATATCTACACTCTCTCTATATTTTGCTTTTAGAACTGGGATGAGATAACCATCGGGGTTCCCGTGGTTGTCAGCGACAGCCAAATTCACGAAGTATCCCGGT
Proteins encoded in this window:
- a CDS encoding CGCGG family rSAM-modified RiPP protein: MGNWSMNLETDEYIEDRDLIIEDSMKAIEETEPGYFVNLAVADNHGNPDGYLIPVLKAKYRESVDIHFIDQCGCGGYVYRVHKTKQTKRAAN
- a CDS encoding sulfurtransferase TusA family protein, whose protein sequence is MSVEITREIDARGSFCPGPMMELIRVIKSSQVGEVVAVLSTDKGSQRDIPKWVEKAKHELVGVETIDNYDKIIVKKLH